One Setaria viridis chromosome 5, Setaria_viridis_v4.0, whole genome shotgun sequence genomic region harbors:
- the LOC117857507 gene encoding probable sugar phosphate/phosphate translocator At1g06470, translated as MGDCAVEDGHGNPHPKEEEGEAPVAAVELDERAGEPREEASGQRKKAGGIRREPSFSRWCRDPSAATPSNGLAAAATSDGDDSEEFELPLLPNAPGGGGSSSLPMDIEAGAAARSKDLPMSPWLIAKVIGLIASWYTLSTCLTLYNKEMLGKHMWKFPAPFLMNTVHFTMQAVASRAIVWFQHRGLEGGASKMTWKDYSLRVVPTALATALDINLSNISLVFITVTFATMCKSAAPIFILLFAFMFRLEKPSFSLLGIMLIVSFGVLLTVAKETEFNLWGFIFIMLAAVMSGFRWSMTQILLQKEEYGLKNPFTLMSHVTPVMAIVTAIISIAMDPWHDFRASHFFDSSAHIIRSSLLLLLGGALAFFMVLTEYVLVSVTSAVTVTVAGIVKEAVTILVAVLFFNDPFTWLKGLGLAIIIFGVSLFNLYKYKRFKKGHHNEEAGTNIQSSNGTSKYVILDDTEDQDDTG; from the exons ATGGGGGATTGCGCCGTCGAGGACGGGCACGGGAACCCGCAcccgaaggaagaggagggggaggcgccGGTGGCAGCCGTGGAGCTCGATGAGCGGGCGGGAGAGCCTCGCGAGGAGGCTAGCGGGCAGCGGAAGAAGGCGGGAGGGATCCGCAGGGAGCCGTCGTTCTCGCGGTGGTGCAGGGAcccgtccgccgccaccccttccaATGGCCTCGCCGCTGCGGCGAccagcgacggcgacgactcCGAGGAGTTCGAGCTGCCGCTCCTGCCCAacgctcccggcggcggcggtagcagCAGCTTACCCATGGACATCGAGGCGGGGGCGGCAGCGAGATCTAAGGACCTGCCGATGTCGCCGTGGTTGATTGCGAAGGTCATCGGGTTGATTGCGAGTTGGTACACGCTCAGCACATGCTTGACGCT GTACAACAAGGAGATGCTGGGGAAGCACATGTGGAAGTTCCCGGCTCCATTCCTGATGAACACGGTGCATTTCACGATGCAGGCCGTGGCGTCCAGGGCAATCGTGTGGTTCCAGCACCGCGGCCTGGAGGGAGGGGCAAGTAAAATGACGTGGAAGGATTACAGTTTACGAG TTGTCCCAACAGCTTTGGCTACTGCTCTTGATATAAATCTGAGCAACATTTCACTTGTTTTCATTACCGTGACATTTGCTACAATG TGCAAATCTGCTGCTCCAATTTTCATTCTTCTGTTTGCTTTTATGTTCAG GCTAGAGAAACCCAGTTTTAGCCTTCTTGGAATCATGCTGATTGTTTCATTTGGAGTTCTACTAACAG TTGCTAAGGAGACAGAATTTAATCTTTGGGGATTTATATTTATTATGCTTGCTGCTGTTATGTCTGGATTCCGCTGGTCCATGACCCAGATTCTTCTCCAG AAAGAGGAATACG GATTAAAGAATCCTTTTACCTTGATGAGCCATGTTACCCCAGTGATGGCAATAGTAACAGCAATTATTTCTATTGCAATGGATCCATGGCATGACTTCAGAGCAAGTCACTTCTTCGATAGTTCTGCTCACATAATAAGGAGCAGCTTATTGCTGCTTCTAGGTGGTGCTCTGGCCTTTTTCATG GTTTTGACAGAATATGTTCTCGTTTCTGTGACTAGTGCTGTAACAGTGACCGTTGCTGGAATTGTGAAGGAAGCTGTCACTATTCTG GTCGCTGTGCTATTCTTTAATGATCCATTTACCTGGTTAAAGGGACTTGGGCTGGCAATTATTATATTTGGCGTCAGCCTATTCAATTTGTACAA GTATAAGAGGTTCAAAAAAGGCCATCACAATGAAGAGGCTGGGACAAATATCCAATCTTCCAATGGCACTTCAAAATATGTTATCCTTGATGATACTGAAGATCAAGATGATACAGGCTGA
- the LOC117855727 gene encoding uncharacterized protein, translating into MRRAAKTSRFKIPDPAPALLTARSSFHLQPPSSRTPARQETSGSAMRWGLRSSKQQQREALQPVEQERQQESKAKNKAIFSSFWPLAWLSKLTAKNGAGAASARPGHATSAAKSTAQGAATFPSCFHKPASPSPASASRSSLADSSSSAAETADDIANRRDDTGAKTAEIAPRRRSVGNDETGSEAAAARQLCRRRHYSVGGDRDLPPIGHHVSLSRSASPKALPTPAPVRTLAPTLPPLPSDTDEEKRPRSRRRRHRRVVSGRRSFSSSKAPGARLASGVRVRSPRPSSAAAAVSELERFAVVRRTRDPQREFRASMVEMIASKRMVGRPEELETLLACYLSLNADEHHDCIVKVFRQVWFELNNSSTTSRAAAPLQRT; encoded by the coding sequence ATGCGGCGAGCCGCCAAAACCTCCCGCTTTAAAATCCCCGACCCCGCTCCAGCTCTCCTCACTGCACGCTCCAGTTTCCATCTCCAACCTCCAAGCTCACGAACACCAGCTCGACAAGAAACCAGTGGCTCAGCCATGAGGTGGGGGCTTAGAAGCAGTAAGCAACAGCAGAGGGAGGCCCTGCAACCAGTAGAGCAAGAGCGACAGCAAGAGAGCAAGGCGAAGAACAAGGCGATCTTCTCGTCCTTCTGGCCGTTGGCGTGGCTCTCGAAGCTCACGGCCAAGAACGGCGCGGGCGCTGCTAGTGCTAGGCCCGGGCACGCCACGTCCGCGGCAAAGAGCACTGCCCAGGGCGCCGCCACGTTTCCGTCGTGCTTCCACAAGCCCGCGAGCCCCAGCCCAGCGTCGGCGTCGCGGAGCAGCCTGGCTGATTCGTCATCATCCGCTGCCGAGACAGCTGACGACATTGCCAACCGTCGCGACGACACCGGGGCCAAGACGGCGGAGATCGCACCGCGTCGCCGCTCAGTGGGCAACGACGAGACCGGGTccgaggccgcggccgcgcggcagCTGTGCCGCCGTCGCCACTACTCAGTCGGCGGCGACCGCGACCTCCCGCCGATCGGCCACCACGTCTCCCTCTCCCGCTCCGCCTCCCCGAAGGCGCTGCCCACACCGGCGCCGGTGCGGACGCTGGCGCCGACGCTGCCTCCGCTGCCGTCCGACACGGACGAGGAGAAGCGgccgcggagccgccgccgccggcaccgccgcgtCGTCAGCGGGCGGAGGTCGTTCTCCTCCTCGAAGGCTCCCGGCGCGCGGCTGGCGTCGGGGGTGCGCGTGCGGTCGCCTCGGCcgagcagcgccgcggcggcggtgtcggAGCTGGAGCGGTTCGCGGTGGTGCGGCGGACGCGGGACCCGCAGCGCGAGTTCCGGGCGTCGATGGTGGAGATGATCGCGAGCAAGCGCATGGTGGGGCGGCCTGAGGAGCTGGAGACGCTGCTGGCGTGCTACCTCTCGCTCAACGCCGACGAGCACCACGACTGCATCGTCAAGGTCTTCCGCCAGGTCTGGTTCGAGCTCAACAACAGCAGCACTACctcccgtgccgccgccccgctgcAGCGCACCTGA
- the LOC117858792 gene encoding uncharacterized protein, whose translation MSSAEDGYCSSDSPRAESPEESQAAAAADAESPRANKRERDLRDLHDLPASPSSPLPAAKRSRRSVEKRVVSVPLAECGDRPRAGSGEGPPPSDSWTWRKYGQKPIKGSPYPRGYYRCSSSKGCPARKQVERSRADPTVLLVTYTFEHNHESPQPKSSSCHQQGKPSPRPPAPKPEPVVEQAELGPEHELPEPEAPEQEQEQELEPEAEQEEQKVVVSLVAPETASTATVSPVAEEDESFDFGWFDQYPTWHRSAAYAPLLPPEEWERELQGEDALFAGLGELPECAVVFGRRRELSLEATAPCS comes from the exons ATGTCGTCGGCGGAGGACGGGTACTGCAGCTCGGATTCGCCGCGGGCGGAATCCCCCGAGGAgtcgcaggcggcggcggcggcggacgcggagTCGCCGCGGGCGAACAAGCGCGAGCGCGACCTCCGGGACCTCCACGACCTCCCTGCCTCGCCGTCCTCCCCGCTGCCGGCTGCTAAGCGCAG CCGGAGATCGGTGGAGAAGCGGGTCGTGTCGGTGCCGCTCGCCGAGTGCGGGGACCGGCCCAGGGCGGGCAGCGGGgaggggccgccgccgtcggactCGTGGACGTGGCGCAAGTATGGGCAGAAGCCCATCAAGGGCTCCCCCTACCCTCG GGGGTACTACCGCTGCAGCAGCTCCAAGGGGTGCCCGGCGAGGAAGCAGGTCGAGCGCAGCCGCGCGGACCCCACCGTGCTGCTCGTCACCTACACCTTCGAGCACAACCACGAGTCGCCGCAGCCCAAGAGCAGCAGCTGCCACCAGCAGGGCAAGCCGTCcccacggccgccggcgcccaagCCTGAGCCGGTGGTCGAGCAGGCTGAGCTCGGTCCGGAGCATGAGCTGCCAGAGCCAGAAGCGCCAGaacaggagcaggagcaggagctggagccggaagcggagcaggaggagcagaAGGTCGTCGTGAGTCTGGTCGCGCCGGAAACGGCATCAACCGCAACGGTGTcgccggtggcggaggaggacgaaAGCTTCGACTTTGGGTGGTTCGACCAGTACCCGACGTGGCACCGGTCGGCGGCGtacgcgccgctgctgccgccggaggagtGGGAGCGGGAGCTGCAGGGGGAGGACGCCCTGTTCGCGGGGCTCGGCGAGCTGCCCGAGTGCGCCGTCGTGTTCGGGCGCCGGCGCGAGCTCAGCCTGGAGGCCACCGCGCCGTGCTCCTGA
- the LOC117857508 gene encoding agmatine coumaroyltransferase-2, with translation MKITVQSSRAIRPDYGSDGAAAGSAAGDVVTLSVFDKVNFDTYVSVIYVFRPPMPPNAALEAGLARALAEYREWAGRLGVDADGNRAILLTDEGARFVEATADVTLHSVLPLRPTKEVRSLHPSSDGAKELMLVQVTRFACGSVAVGFTAQHHVSDGRATSNFFVAWSQATRGAAVDPAPVHDRASFFAPRDPPQVEFEHRGVEYKQKQPARVKEYAISADDDGADDEVAVHKVHFSREFISKLKSQASPPGTHRPCSTLRCIVAHLWRCVTAARGLPPGASTSVRIAVDGRVRMTPPVPEGYTGNVVLWAWPAATARDLVTRPLQHAVELINRGLARVNESYFRSFVDFASSGAVEEEGLVPTADAAETVLSPNIEVDSWLRMPFYELDFGGGRPFFFMPSYLAVEGLLIVLPSYFGDGSIDAYVPLFSRHIDAFKNLCYSMSLN, from the coding sequence ATGAAGATCACCGTGCAGTCCTCGAGGGCCATCAGGCCTGACTACGGCAGCGACGGCGCGGCTGCGggcagcgccgccggcgacgtcgtgACGCTGTCGGTGTTCGACAAGGTGAACTTCGACACGTACGTGTCCGTCATCTACGTGTTCCGCCCGCCCATGCCGCCCAACGCCGCGCTGGAGGCCGGGCTCGCCAGGGCGCTGGCCGAGTACCGGGAGTGGGCGGGGCGGCTAGGCGTGGACGCCGACGGGAACCGCGCCATCCTCCTCACCGACGAGGGCGCGCGGTTCGTCGAGGCCACGGCCGACGTGACGCTCCACAGCGTCCTGCCGCTGCGGCCGACCAAGGAGGTGAGGAGCCTGCACCCGAGCAGCGACGGCGCCAAGGAGCTGATGCTCGTGCAGGTCACGCGGTTCGCGTGCGGGTCCGTCGCCGTGGGCTTCACCGCGCAGCACCACGTCTCCGACGGCCGCGCCACCAGCAACTTCTTCGTGGCGTGGAGCCAGGCCACGCgaggcgccgccgtcgacccgGCCCCCGTGCACGACCGCGCGTCCTTCTTCGCGCCCCGGGACCCGCCGCAGGTGGAGTTCGAGCACCGCGGCGTCGAGTACAAGCAGAAGCAGCCCGCGCGCGTGAAGGAGTACGCGATCAGCGCCGACGACGATGGCGCCGACGACGAGGTGGCGGTGCACAAGGTCCACTTCAGCCGGGAGTTCATCTCCAAGCTCAAGTCCCAGGCGTCGCCGCCGGGCACGCACCGGCCGTGCAGCACGCTCCGGTGCATTGTGGCGCACCTGTGGCGGTGCGTCACCGCGGCGCGCGGGCTGCCCCCCGGCGCGTCCACCAGCGTGCGCATCGCCGTGGACGGGCGGGTGCGGATGACCCCGCCGGTGCCCGAGGGGTACACGGGCAACGTGGTGCTGTGGGCGTGgcccgcggcgacggcgcgggacCTGGTGACGAGGCCGCTGCAGCACGCGGTGGAGCTCATCAACCGGGGCCTGGCCCGGGTCAACGAGAGCTACTTCCGGTCGTTCGTGGACTTCGCGAGCTccggggcggtggaggaggaggggctcgTGCCCACGGCCGACGCGGCGGAGACGGTGCTCAGCCCAAACATCGAGGTCGACAGCTGGCTGCGGATGCCGTTCTACGAGCTCGActtcggcggcgggcggccgttCTTCTTCATGCCAAGCTACCTGGCGGTGGAGGGCCTACTCATCGTCCTGCCGAGCTACTTCGGGGACGGCAGCATCGACGCCTACGTCCCGCTCTTCAGCCGCCACATTGACGCCTTCAAGAACCTCTGCTACTCCATGTCCCTCAACTAG